In one window of Leifsonia sp. NPDC080035 DNA:
- a CDS encoding Gfo/Idh/MocA family oxidoreductase, protein MTTDHQTVRIGLIGAGGIAGAHVEGYLRNPDTITFAAVADPVRESAERRAGDTGAAIYADYTVMLAEADIDAVDICLPHHLHKDAIVAAARAGKHILCEKPLCLNPEEAAEVAAAVEEAGVTLMCAHNQLFLPAVAKAKELIESGAIGRVYEVRTTDSFYNDFDPSNMGWRAHASTSGGGELIDTGYHPTYLLLHLAGGAPVDVTAMLATHRLSFMEGEDSATVLVRFDNGVIGTIVTSWAYQPADGTEKFSAVGELGSLTSDGTTLSYRRRGDDQPTVLELEPVHQFGEELGHFARSILDGTRPLHTHTEGIEVLGIILGAYESARTRTVAAIPALTGAR, encoded by the coding sequence ATGACCACTGACCACCAGACCGTCCGCATCGGCCTCATCGGCGCCGGCGGCATCGCCGGGGCCCACGTCGAGGGCTACCTGCGCAACCCGGACACCATCACCTTCGCGGCCGTCGCCGACCCGGTGCGCGAGAGCGCCGAGCGTCGCGCGGGCGACACCGGGGCCGCGATCTACGCGGACTACACCGTGATGCTCGCGGAGGCGGACATCGACGCCGTCGACATCTGCCTGCCGCACCACCTGCACAAGGACGCGATCGTCGCCGCCGCGCGGGCGGGCAAGCACATCCTGTGCGAGAAGCCGCTCTGCCTGAACCCGGAGGAGGCCGCCGAGGTCGCCGCCGCCGTGGAGGAGGCGGGCGTCACCCTGATGTGCGCCCACAACCAGCTGTTCCTGCCCGCGGTCGCCAAGGCCAAGGAGCTGATCGAGTCCGGCGCGATCGGCCGGGTGTACGAGGTGCGCACGACGGACTCGTTCTACAACGACTTCGACCCGTCGAACATGGGATGGCGCGCGCACGCCTCCACATCCGGCGGCGGCGAGCTGATCGACACCGGCTACCACCCCACGTACCTGCTGCTGCACCTGGCGGGCGGGGCGCCGGTGGACGTCACGGCGATGCTCGCGACGCACCGGCTCTCCTTCATGGAGGGCGAGGACTCGGCGACGGTGCTCGTGCGCTTCGACAACGGCGTGATCGGGACGATCGTGACCAGCTGGGCCTACCAGCCCGCGGACGGGACCGAGAAGTTCTCCGCGGTCGGCGAGCTCGGCAGCCTGACCAGCGACGGCACGACGCTCAGCTACCGCCGCCGCGGCGACGACCAGCCGACCGTGCTCGAGCTGGAGCCGGTGCACCAGTTCGGAGAGGAGCTCGGGCACTTCGCGCGCAGCATCCTGGACGGCACCCGGCCGCTGCACACGCACACCGAGGGGATCGAGGTGCTCGGCATCATCCTGGGCGCCTACGAGTCCGCGCGCACCCGCACCGTCGCCGCGATCCCCGCCCTCACCGGCGCCCGCTGA
- a CDS encoding GNAT family N-acetyltransferase, producing the protein MEAFPHTFEIVGREGARLRRLEEDDWPIELALARTEDVPRWTMYPADLDEDGARLRAARNVRAADGGHGIRYVIEQDGRALGTAGFGRSDEGFELFYALLPEGRGRGLVTAAVEAMVGWLREQGEPLVRLSTLDGNAASEAVAERSGFRRERSGTHVDNRPLTVWLLPLAEPA; encoded by the coding sequence ATGGAGGCGTTTCCGCACACGTTCGAGATCGTTGGGCGAGAGGGGGCGCGGCTGCGACGGCTCGAGGAGGACGACTGGCCGATCGAGCTCGCGCTGGCCCGCACGGAGGACGTCCCGCGGTGGACGATGTACCCCGCGGACCTCGACGAGGACGGCGCGCGGCTGCGCGCGGCCCGCAACGTGCGGGCGGCGGACGGCGGCCATGGCATCCGCTACGTGATCGAGCAGGACGGGCGGGCGCTCGGCACCGCGGGGTTCGGACGCTCCGACGAGGGCTTCGAGCTGTTCTACGCGCTGCTGCCCGAGGGCCGCGGCAGGGGCCTTGTCACCGCCGCCGTGGAGGCGATGGTCGGCTGGCTGCGCGAGCAGGGCGAGCCGCTGGTGAGGCTCAGCACCCTCGACGGCAACGCCGCCAGTGAGGCGGTCGCCGAGCGCAGCGGGTTCCGCCGGGAGCGCTCAGGTACGCACGTGGACAACCGCCCGCTCACGGTGTGGCTGCTCCCGCTCGCCGAACCCGCGTAA
- a CDS encoding HAD family hydrolase gives MTTSAVLFDVDGTLVDSNFLHVDAWQRAFAEVGSAADAWRIHRAIGQDSARLLRDVAGERDEEWTERAKDAHSRLYREQAGRLRAFDSAAELLRAIAGRGILVVLATSAPDDELTTLREAIDADDAVHAATSADDVDAAKPDPGILEVALERAGSPAAEALMVGDSVWDMIAAGRAGVRAVGLRSGGVSEAELREAGAVEVFDDPAALLAALERVL, from the coding sequence ATGACCACCAGCGCCGTGCTCTTCGATGTCGACGGGACCCTCGTCGACTCCAACTTCCTCCACGTCGACGCCTGGCAGCGCGCGTTCGCGGAGGTGGGGTCCGCCGCCGACGCCTGGCGCATCCACCGGGCGATCGGGCAGGACTCCGCGCGGCTGCTGCGCGACGTCGCCGGTGAGCGGGACGAGGAGTGGACGGAGCGCGCGAAGGACGCGCACTCCCGTCTCTACCGCGAGCAGGCGGGACGGCTGCGCGCGTTCGACAGCGCAGCGGAGCTGCTGCGCGCGATCGCCGGCCGCGGCATCCTCGTAGTGCTCGCCACCTCCGCGCCGGACGACGAGCTGACGACGCTGCGTGAGGCCATCGACGCCGACGACGCCGTGCACGCGGCCACCTCGGCCGACGACGTGGATGCGGCCAAGCCCGACCCCGGCATCCTCGAGGTCGCGCTGGAGCGCGCCGGGTCGCCGGCCGCCGAGGCGCTCATGGTGGGCGACTCGGTGTGGGACATGATCGCCGCCGGCCGCGCGGGGGTCCGCGCCGTCGGGCTGCGCTCCGGCGGGGTGTCCGAGGCCGAGCTACGGGAGGCGGGCGCGGTCGAGGTGTTCGACGACCCGGCCGCGCTGCTCGCGGCGCTCGAGCGCGTGCTCTGA
- a CDS encoding cupin domain-containing protein: MTADVHNLDAAFALVPEPWQPHRLTSVNDYDVKVARLHGDFVWHAHPDTDELFLVISGRLTIRLRDGEVQLGPHDVFVVPRGVEHCPSAQEEVLAVLFEPKGTVNTGDRPGERTSELRELPGQ; the protein is encoded by the coding sequence ATGACAGCAGACGTGCACAACCTGGATGCCGCGTTCGCCCTGGTGCCGGAGCCGTGGCAGCCGCACCGCCTCACGAGCGTCAACGACTACGACGTGAAGGTCGCCCGGCTGCACGGCGACTTCGTCTGGCACGCGCATCCGGACACCGACGAGCTCTTCCTCGTGATCTCCGGACGGCTCACGATCCGGCTCAGGGACGGGGAGGTGCAGCTCGGCCCGCACGACGTGTTCGTCGTCCCGCGCGGCGTCGAGCACTGCCCGAGCGCGCAGGAGGAGGTGCTCGCCGTGCTGTTCGAGCCGAAGGGCACGGTCAACACCGGAGACCGGCCGGGGGAGCGCACGAGCGAGCTGCGCGAGCTGCCGGGGCAGTGA
- a CDS encoding glycosyltransferase, with the protein MSRPLRLLVWQVHGGWMDAFVRGRHTYLLPVDRDGEGGVGARDWPANVVDVPEGELAGTPFDAVILQRLEEFELVERLTGRTPGVDVPVVFVEHNTPTTDVPSSRHPLADRQDVLIAHVTHFNALFWDTGGTRTAVVEHGVVDYGLRYAGELPRAAAVINEPVRRWRATGSDLLGGFARVAPVDVFGMEAGGLARALGVGEDRVTAAGDLAVPDLLTEVGRRRVYVHPNRWTSLGLSLLEAMTAGMPVVALDTTDVRRAVVPGVGAVSTDVAELHDAVRAFVDDPERGRVAGERAREWALERFGLDRFQRDWDALLAHWVA; encoded by the coding sequence GTGAGCCGCCCGCTGCGGCTGCTCGTCTGGCAGGTGCACGGCGGGTGGATGGATGCGTTCGTGCGCGGCCGGCACACGTACCTGCTGCCGGTCGACCGGGACGGCGAGGGCGGTGTCGGTGCCAGGGACTGGCCGGCGAACGTGGTCGACGTGCCGGAGGGCGAGCTCGCGGGTACGCCGTTCGACGCGGTGATCCTGCAGCGGCTCGAGGAGTTCGAGCTCGTCGAGCGCCTCACCGGCCGGACGCCCGGCGTCGACGTGCCCGTGGTCTTCGTGGAGCACAACACCCCGACAACGGACGTGCCCTCCTCCCGGCATCCCCTCGCCGACCGCCAGGACGTTCTCATCGCCCATGTGACGCACTTCAACGCGCTGTTCTGGGACACGGGCGGCACGCGTACGGCGGTCGTCGAGCACGGCGTCGTCGACTACGGCCTCCGGTATGCGGGCGAGCTCCCGCGCGCGGCGGCCGTGATCAACGAACCGGTGCGGCGCTGGCGCGCGACCGGCAGCGACCTGCTCGGCGGCTTCGCCCGGGTGGCGCCGGTGGACGTGTTCGGGATGGAGGCGGGCGGCCTTGCCAGAGCGCTCGGCGTCGGAGAGGACCGCGTGACCGCGGCGGGCGATCTGGCGGTGCCCGACCTGCTGACCGAGGTCGGCAGGAGGCGTGTCTACGTCCATCCGAACCGCTGGACCTCGCTCGGGCTCTCGCTGCTGGAGGCGATGACTGCGGGAATGCCGGTCGTGGCGCTGGACACAACGGACGTCCGGCGCGCGGTGGTGCCCGGCGTCGGGGCCGTGTCCACCGACGTCGCCGAGCTGCACGACGCCGTGCGCGCCTTCGTCGACGACCCGGAGCGCGGCCGGGTCGCGGGGGAACGCGCGCGGGAGTGGGCGCTGGAGCGCTTCGGCCTCGACCGCTTCCAGCGTGACTGGGACGCGCTCCTCGCCCACTGGGTCGCCTGA
- a CDS encoding DUF6098 family protein, producing MLYQLDDIERLLAEGPGLHVRFSRGFAADLEAGGVDAETGLRLPGYAARPLDPEPWWTLPTVDWIARQLARGSYPRHPGSFAWLLRGTVAGRDADGEPLLTDVEVVGRLADSLLADAERLWRSRFDSALRVRDDEQILAAHA from the coding sequence ATGCTGTACCAGCTGGATGACATCGAACGCCTCCTCGCGGAGGGGCCCGGCCTGCACGTCCGGTTCTCGCGCGGGTTCGCCGCCGACCTCGAGGCGGGCGGAGTCGATGCGGAGACGGGCCTCCGGCTGCCCGGCTACGCCGCGCGACCGCTCGATCCGGAGCCGTGGTGGACACTGCCGACGGTGGACTGGATCGCCCGCCAGCTCGCGCGCGGCTCGTACCCGCGCCATCCGGGCTCCTTCGCGTGGCTGCTGCGCGGCACGGTGGCGGGCCGCGACGCCGACGGCGAGCCCCTGCTGACGGACGTCGAGGTGGTCGGCCGGCTGGCCGACTCGCTCCTCGCTGACGCCGAGCGCCTCTGGCGCAGCCGGTTCGATTCCGCGCTCCGGGTGCGGGACGACGAGCAGATCCTGGCCGCCCATGCCTGA
- a CDS encoding LacI family DNA-binding transcriptional regulator: MIENDPAGVPRRATLKDVAQAAGVSQSTTSRALSGEGYVAANVRERVLAAADSLGYVPHAMARSLRKQDSRTIGVLVSDLRNAFYADLAAGIAARARREGYTMMLVDDQGSTEAELDAAQAFVATRVAGVIVTPLSGAVSDYLTRQHIPVVEADRQFSQGRGDAVLIDNAGVARRMTDHLIDLGHRRIALFIDETTWTTGGERAAGYRASLEESGIPADPALVISSGWDAEAARKAAIDILARRDHPTAIFAANNLLAEGVWRATNDLGLRIPEDVSIVSFDDSEWMSMVNPGITAVAQDAVALGEAAMDRLLARVQHPTADPETIVLEAQVRPRGSTAAPRVV; encoded by the coding sequence ATGATCGAGAACGACCCCGCCGGCGTCCCGCGCCGGGCGACGCTCAAGGATGTCGCGCAGGCGGCCGGTGTCTCGCAGTCGACGACCTCGCGCGCGCTGAGCGGCGAGGGCTACGTGGCCGCGAACGTCAGGGAGCGCGTGCTCGCGGCGGCCGACTCCCTCGGCTACGTCCCGCACGCCATGGCGCGCAGCCTGCGCAAGCAGGACAGCCGCACGATCGGCGTGCTGGTCTCCGACCTCCGCAACGCGTTCTACGCAGATCTCGCCGCCGGCATCGCTGCCCGCGCCCGCCGCGAGGGCTACACGATGATGCTGGTCGACGACCAGGGTTCCACCGAGGCGGAGCTGGATGCGGCGCAGGCCTTCGTCGCAACGCGCGTCGCGGGCGTGATCGTCACCCCGCTCTCCGGCGCCGTCTCCGACTACCTCACCCGCCAGCACATCCCCGTCGTGGAGGCCGACCGCCAGTTCTCGCAGGGGCGCGGCGACGCGGTCCTCATCGACAACGCGGGCGTCGCCCGCCGCATGACCGACCACCTCATCGACCTCGGTCACCGCCGCATCGCCCTGTTCATCGACGAGACGACGTGGACGACCGGTGGCGAGCGCGCGGCCGGGTACCGGGCGTCGCTGGAGGAGTCGGGCATCCCCGCCGACCCCGCCCTCGTGATCTCGAGCGGCTGGGATGCGGAGGCGGCGCGCAAGGCGGCGATCGACATCCTCGCGCGGCGCGACCACCCGACCGCCATCTTCGCCGCCAACAACCTGCTGGCCGAGGGCGTCTGGCGCGCGACGAACGACCTCGGTCTGCGCATCCCCGAGGACGTCAGCATCGTCTCGTTCGACGACTCCGAGTGGATGAGCATGGTCAACCCCGGCATCACCGCCGTGGCCCAGGACGCCGTCGCCCTCGGCGAGGCCGCGATGGACCGCCTGCTGGCCCGGGTGCAGCATCCCACCGCGGACCCGGAGACGATCGTGCTGGAGGCGCAAGTGCGCCCGCGCGGCTCGACGGCCGCTCCGCGCGTCGTCTGA
- a CDS encoding sugar ABC transporter permease produces MAVLTGASGSDAATGAGRRGRERTPKKRASKYNKREAIAGYLFISPWIVGFLVFTLGAMLYSLYISFSNYNLATNSASPAGFDNYAQLFQDPKVGLSLGNTLFYAIMAVPLEIIFALLLALLLNWVGRGAGAFRTIYYLPKMTPAVATASIFLLLLNGNTGAINRFLAIFGIQGPQWLIDPNWVKPSIVLMTLWGVSGTMVIFLAALKNVPRDLYEVASLDGAGPVRQFFTITIPMISPAIFFNVVVLTIAALQVFDQAYLLFWRDQTNASPDSSLFYGVYLFQQAFRQFNFGFAAAMAWLLFVIILLITLIQVKVSNRLVYYEGDK; encoded by the coding sequence ATGGCCGTCCTGACGGGCGCCTCCGGGTCGGACGCCGCGACGGGCGCCGGCAGACGGGGCCGCGAGCGCACGCCGAAGAAGCGAGCGTCGAAGTACAACAAGCGCGAGGCCATCGCGGGCTACCTGTTCATCAGCCCGTGGATCGTCGGCTTCCTCGTCTTCACCCTCGGCGCGATGCTGTACAGCCTGTACATCTCGTTCAGCAATTACAACCTCGCCACCAACAGCGCCTCCCCCGCCGGGTTCGACAACTACGCGCAGCTCTTCCAGGACCCGAAGGTCGGGCTGTCGCTCGGCAACACCCTGTTCTACGCGATCATGGCGGTGCCGCTGGAGATCATCTTCGCGCTGCTGCTCGCCCTGCTGCTCAACTGGGTCGGCCGCGGCGCCGGAGCGTTCCGGACCATCTACTACCTGCCGAAGATGACCCCCGCGGTCGCCACGGCATCCATCTTCCTGCTGCTGCTGAACGGCAACACCGGCGCGATCAACCGGTTCCTCGCGATCTTCGGCATCCAGGGACCGCAGTGGCTGATCGACCCGAACTGGGTGAAGCCGTCCATCGTGCTGATGACGCTGTGGGGCGTCAGCGGGACCATGGTCATCTTCCTCGCGGCGCTCAAGAACGTGCCGCGCGACCTGTACGAGGTGGCCTCGCTCGACGGCGCGGGACCCGTCCGGCAGTTCTTCACGATCACGATCCCGATGATCTCCCCGGCGATCTTCTTCAACGTCGTCGTGCTCACCATCGCCGCGCTGCAGGTGTTCGATCAGGCGTACCTGCTGTTCTGGCGGGATCAGACGAACGCCTCGCCGGACTCGTCGCTGTTCTACGGGGTCTACCTCTTCCAGCAGGCCTTCCGCCAGTTCAACTTCGGCTTCGCCGCGGCCATGGCGTGGCTGCTGTTCGTGATCATCCTGCTGATCACCCTCATCCAGGTGAAGGTCAGCAACCGTCTCGTCTACTACGAAGGAGACAAGTGA
- a CDS encoding carbohydrate ABC transporter permease gives MSSATQSAPAAAALASELDATGAGATTGRPGQPVRPVRPKDDRWYRPRSIVGKTILWIVAIGFGLLFLYPFAWLLAASLKPREQVFDNSLWPKTFLFSNYLDVWEKLPLLSWVGNSIVIAVLAAGLVSISSSIVAFGFAYFKFPGRTLLFGLVLATMMLPGAVTMVPQYLIWKNLGLVGTWIPMFGMNLFGSAFYIFLQRQFFMGLPRELFEAARLDGASYWKLFTRIAMPLSIPSFIIIFLFEFQASWNNLQAALIYLNAGGVEGFTVPLGISYAMTTFSPTNGGHGDYQYVMVAALIVTLPMLLLFAFGQRYFIEGVATQGRKG, from the coding sequence ATGTCCTCCGCGACCCAGTCCGCGCCGGCCGCGGCCGCACTCGCCTCCGAGCTCGACGCCACCGGCGCCGGCGCCACCACCGGACGCCCCGGGCAGCCGGTCCGCCCGGTCCGCCCGAAGGACGACCGCTGGTACAGGCCGCGGTCGATCGTCGGCAAGACCATCCTGTGGATCGTCGCGATCGGGTTCGGCCTGCTGTTCCTCTATCCGTTCGCCTGGCTGCTCGCCGCGAGCCTCAAGCCGCGCGAGCAGGTCTTCGACAACTCGCTGTGGCCGAAGACGTTCCTGTTCTCCAACTACCTCGACGTCTGGGAGAAGCTGCCGCTGCTGTCCTGGGTCGGCAACAGCATCGTCATCGCGGTGCTGGCAGCCGGCCTCGTCTCCATCTCCAGCTCGATCGTCGCGTTCGGCTTCGCGTACTTCAAGTTCCCGGGCCGGACGCTGCTGTTCGGGCTGGTGCTCGCAACCATGATGCTGCCCGGCGCCGTCACGATGGTGCCGCAGTACCTGATCTGGAAGAACCTCGGACTCGTCGGCACCTGGATACCGATGTTCGGGATGAACCTGTTCGGCTCGGCGTTCTACATCTTCCTGCAGCGCCAGTTCTTCATGGGACTGCCGCGGGAGCTGTTCGAGGCCGCGCGGCTTGACGGCGCGAGCTACTGGAAGCTGTTCACCCGCATCGCGATGCCGCTCAGCATCCCGTCGTTCATCATCATCTTCCTGTTCGAGTTCCAGGCGAGCTGGAACAACCTGCAGGCGGCGCTGATCTACCTGAATGCGGGCGGGGTCGAGGGCTTCACCGTGCCGCTCGGCATCTCGTACGCGATGACCACGTTCAGCCCGACCAACGGCGGCCACGGCGACTACCAGTACGTGATGGTCGCGGCGCTGATCGTGACGCTGCCCATGCTGCTGCTGTTCGCGTTCGGCCAGCGGTACTTCATCGAGGGGGTCGCGACCCAGGGCAGGAAGGGCTGA
- a CDS encoding MFS transporter, with protein MSPTSPSSSPSLFASRDFRLLLAGQTTSQLGAQVSGVAVPLLAVVTLGASPFEVGLIGAASTLAFALIGLPAGAWIDRVRRRPVLIASDVVRALLLASIPLAALFGVLSVGQLLLVSLLTGFARVFFDVGYRSYLPSVIGRDRVLAGNSSLEFVRASGQVAGPALGGVLVTLTGAASVLLVQAGTFAASALCLVGIRSREETPVASSRRGMRHDIGEGLRFVLRSRALRATAIASALSNFSFAIASAVNMVFLSRTLGLPAALIGAVIAVGSVTVMIGAAFTTRLARAVGSARIVWLSLAVTAPLSLLGAFARPGWWTLLIVGGIAAGELGQIVYAITSVSLRQQVCPDRMLGRVNATMQVVVMGLFPVGAVIGGLLGDAIGARWTLVVAGGLLLVCPVLLRVALRGVREVAELPEAVERAA; from the coding sequence GTGAGCCCCACTTCCCCCTCGTCATCCCCGTCGCTGTTCGCCTCGCGCGACTTCCGGCTCCTGCTCGCCGGGCAGACGACGAGCCAGCTCGGCGCGCAGGTCAGCGGGGTCGCCGTTCCGCTGCTGGCGGTCGTGACCCTCGGCGCGTCCCCGTTCGAGGTCGGCCTGATCGGCGCCGCATCCACCCTGGCGTTCGCGCTGATCGGCCTGCCCGCAGGCGCGTGGATCGACCGGGTGCGGCGGCGCCCCGTGCTGATCGCGAGCGACGTGGTGCGCGCACTGCTGCTTGCGAGCATCCCCCTCGCCGCCCTGTTCGGGGTGCTGAGCGTCGGCCAGCTGCTGCTGGTCTCGCTGCTGACCGGCTTCGCGCGCGTCTTCTTCGACGTCGGCTACCGCAGCTACCTGCCGTCCGTGATCGGGAGGGACCGGGTGCTGGCCGGCAACTCCTCCCTCGAGTTCGTCCGCGCCTCCGGTCAGGTGGCCGGGCCCGCTCTCGGGGGCGTGCTCGTCACGCTGACCGGGGCCGCGTCGGTCCTGCTCGTGCAGGCCGGGACGTTCGCGGCGTCTGCGCTGTGCCTGGTGGGCATCCGGTCCCGGGAGGAGACGCCCGTCGCATCCTCCCGCCGCGGGATGCGGCACGACATCGGCGAGGGGCTGCGCTTCGTGCTCCGGTCGCGGGCGCTGCGGGCGACCGCCATCGCGAGCGCACTGAGCAACTTCTCGTTCGCTATCGCGTCCGCTGTCAACATGGTGTTCCTCTCCCGGACGCTCGGCCTCCCCGCTGCCCTGATCGGCGCGGTGATCGCGGTCGGCTCGGTCACGGTGATGATCGGGGCGGCGTTCACGACGCGGCTGGCGCGCGCCGTCGGCTCGGCCCGGATCGTCTGGCTCTCGCTGGCCGTGACGGCGCCGCTGTCGCTGCTCGGCGCGTTCGCGCGGCCCGGATGGTGGACCCTCCTGATCGTCGGCGGCATCGCCGCGGGCGAGCTCGGCCAGATCGTCTACGCGATCACCAGCGTCAGCCTGCGCCAGCAGGTCTGCCCCGACCGGATGCTCGGGCGCGTGAACGCGACGATGCAGGTGGTGGTGATGGGCCTGTTCCCGGTCGGCGCGGTCATCGGCGGCCTGCTGGGGGACGCGATCGGGGCGCGCTGGACGCTGGTGGTGGCCGGAGGGCTGCTGCTGGTGTGCCCGGTGCTGCTGCGGGTGGCGTTGCGCGGGGTGCGCGAGGTGGCGGAGCTGCCGGAGGCGGTGGAGCGGGCGGCGTAG
- a CDS encoding extracellular solute-binding protein, which produces MIKRHTALAALAVTASVALLAGCSSSGGGSSSTDFSKDAKGTLNAWGFDNADEVGTSRLDYAKDQLKGVTIKIDKTPFDAQKFTTRVAGGNVPDVVQMDRQFVATYAAQGLILPLDQCYSTHSVDPKKSYYQSVLDDVTYKGKVYAVPQFYQPPAIMTNERVMKAAGVTDADIDTSKPDTLVAAIKKMYKASGGNPSTLGFDPQASGQAGLWILAYGGQIIGSDGKPTLDDSKNQKGLEVLKQIADAQGGYAKMKSFTDSFDFFGENNQYVKDQVGAEVNAQWYVNVLTPFVDKVDIGAVPFKNSDGQPFAVASGTSFVIPAGAKNKDAACAWALNLTNLQAWEAAGAARQKTIDKTPGAINTGLFTGSPEADKTLREKYVKSSGNKGFDEAISTYYDVVDQGKSFGASPAGQQIQTELQNAIQSYLLGNKSAQKALQDAQAAAMTAYQQSTKSSK; this is translated from the coding sequence ATGATCAAGAGGCACACGGCCCTGGCCGCGCTGGCCGTCACCGCTTCGGTGGCGCTCCTCGCGGGATGCAGCTCCAGTGGCGGAGGTTCGTCCAGCACCGACTTCTCGAAGGACGCCAAGGGCACCCTGAACGCCTGGGGCTTCGACAACGCGGACGAGGTCGGCACCTCGCGCCTCGACTACGCGAAGGACCAGCTCAAGGGCGTCACCATCAAGATCGACAAGACCCCGTTCGACGCCCAGAAGTTCACCACGCGCGTCGCGGGCGGCAACGTCCCCGACGTCGTTCAGATGGACCGCCAGTTCGTCGCGACCTACGCCGCGCAGGGCCTGATCCTCCCGCTCGACCAGTGCTACTCCACGCACAGCGTCGACCCCAAGAAGTCCTACTACCAGTCGGTGCTCGACGACGTCACCTACAAGGGCAAGGTCTATGCGGTGCCGCAGTTCTACCAGCCGCCGGCGATCATGACCAACGAGCGCGTGATGAAGGCCGCCGGTGTCACCGACGCCGACATCGACACATCCAAGCCGGACACGCTCGTCGCCGCCATCAAGAAGATGTACAAGGCTTCCGGCGGCAACCCGAGCACGCTCGGCTTCGACCCGCAGGCCAGCGGCCAGGCCGGCCTCTGGATCCTCGCCTACGGCGGCCAGATCATCGGCTCCGACGGCAAGCCGACGCTGGACGACTCCAAGAACCAGAAGGGTCTCGAGGTCCTCAAGCAGATCGCGGACGCCCAGGGCGGCTACGCGAAGATGAAGAGCTTCACCGACTCGTTCGACTTCTTCGGCGAGAACAACCAGTACGTCAAGGACCAGGTCGGCGCCGAGGTGAACGCCCAGTGGTACGTCAACGTGCTGACCCCGTTCGTCGACAAGGTGGACATCGGCGCCGTCCCGTTCAAGAACAGCGACGGCCAGCCGTTCGCGGTCGCCTCTGGCACCTCGTTCGTCATCCCGGCCGGAGCGAAGAACAAGGACGCCGCGTGCGCCTGGGCCCTGAACCTGACCAACCTGCAGGCCTGGGAGGCCGCGGGCGCCGCTCGCCAGAAGACGATCGACAAGACGCCGGGCGCCATCAACACCGGTCTCTTCACCGGCTCGCCGGAGGCGGACAAGACGCTCCGTGAGAAGTACGTGAAGTCCTCCGGCAACAAGGGCTTCGACGAGGCGATCTCGACGTACTACGACGTGGTCGACCAGGGCAAGTCGTTCGGCGCCTCGCCGGCCGGCCAGCAGATCCAGACGGAGCTGCAGAACGCCATCCAGTCCTACCTCCTCGGCAACAAGTCGGCCCAGAAGGCCCTCCAGGATGCGCAGGCCGCCGCGATGACCGCCTACCAGCAGTCCACCAAGAGCAGCAAGTAA